The following coding sequences lie in one Sedimentibacter sp. MB35-C1 genomic window:
- a CDS encoding TIGR00266 family protein: MAKSHEIDFNLYGDDMQFVEIELDGGESVVAEAGAMMYMDEKISMETIFGDGSSNSHGKGLMGKLMGAGKRVITGEGLFMTVFTNTVGEKAHVSFAAPYPGKIIPVVLTEFGGNLICQKDAFLCAAKGVSIDIHIQKKIGAGFFGGEGFIMQKLEGDGMAFLHAGGTIIRKDLQENQVLKLDTGCLVAMTSDVEYDVQFAGSIKSGLFGGEGLFLATLKGPGTVWLQSLPFSRMADKVYSAAGRGGKGESKGFNNPIEELSGLTNLFGRD; encoded by the coding sequence ATGGCAAAATCACACGAAATTGATTTTAATCTTTATGGAGATGATATGCAGTTTGTAGAAATCGAATTGGATGGTGGAGAAAGCGTAGTGGCAGAAGCGGGCGCAATGATGTATATGGATGAAAAGATAAGTATGGAAACTATCTTTGGAGATGGAAGTTCTAACAGTCATGGCAAGGGACTTATGGGGAAGTTAATGGGTGCAGGTAAAAGAGTCATAACGGGGGAAGGCCTTTTTATGACAGTGTTTACGAATACTGTGGGGGAAAAGGCACATGTATCTTTTGCAGCACCATATCCAGGAAAGATAATACCAGTTGTACTAACAGAATTTGGAGGAAATCTTATTTGTCAGAAAGATGCCTTTTTGTGTGCAGCTAAAGGAGTTTCTATTGATATACATATACAAAAGAAAATTGGTGCAGGTTTCTTTGGTGGTGAAGGATTTATTATGCAAAAATTAGAAGGGGATGGTATGGCATTTTTACATGCGGGTGGAACTATTATTCGTAAAGATTTGCAGGAAAACCAAGTTCTAAAATTGGATACAGGTTGTCTTGTTGCTATGACGTCTGATGTGGAGTATGATGTCCAATTTGCAGGAAGTATTAAATCTGGATTATTTGGTGGAGAGGGGCTGTTCCTTGCGACTCTAAAAGGCCCGGGAACTGTTTGGTTGCAGTCTTTACCATTTAGTAGAATGGCTGATAAAGTATATTCTGCGGCAGGCCGAGGTGGTAAAGGTGAATCCAAAGGATTTAATAATCCAATTGAGGAACTATCCGGACTTACAAATTTATTTGGCAGAGATTAA
- a CDS encoding histidine kinase N-terminal 7TM domain-containing protein translates to MEYSVGVKVATITLWNFAAIIVNIIAFMILYMKANRNISLKAFFLVQFSMIIWLIGKVFKTVSPTVELRWGFIVLYYFGICLLGASFLDFAYIYNKGKPLKKGIRVGIYIVALVQFIIVLTNPYHYLFYRVYHFWGDDFGKLFYFFIGITYSFTFIGMILCGNKFKKQIKDKSRIEKSIIYIAILLPLVFNFIYITRILGSLFDIIGIQIFDITPIVYTWSILIFIYATFKYEFFDLTPLMKHEVTKRLDTPIVIMNQDSVIIYANEKAKEIFLDLQVVVKYFTKNIASQGEKILQYENKYYRYAISNYQSIGGTKFIISFHDITSLHMISAEMEKENYELTNANKKLKEQIENLKQTSHISARNYVARELHDIIGHSLVITMKLLEVAKISLEKNRDKTIESFEKAKFSVKNGFDEMKQLKSKPTIIICTSAILEREIKSMLKTVEISGVKTNFYFRGKQDNIDEIVFDIIKKISTELVTNTLKHANATSILLSITFDGEKVMIQLMDNGTGFKNLMKGNGLTGIDSRLALVGGKARYSSELGEGFTANITIPLP, encoded by the coding sequence ATGGAATATAGCGTAGGTGTTAAGGTTGCAACAATTACGCTGTGGAATTTTGCAGCAATAATAGTAAATATCATAGCGTTCATGATACTTTATATGAAAGCAAATAGAAATATTTCTTTAAAGGCTTTTTTTCTTGTACAATTTTCTATGATCATATGGTTGATTGGAAAAGTGTTTAAAACAGTTTCACCAACGGTAGAACTGCGATGGGGGTTTATTGTTTTGTATTACTTTGGTATCTGTTTGTTAGGAGCAAGTTTCTTGGATTTTGCTTATATTTATAACAAAGGAAAACCATTGAAAAAAGGAATTAGGGTAGGAATTTATATTGTTGCACTCGTACAATTTATTATAGTATTAACAAACCCATATCATTATTTATTTTATCGAGTATACCATTTTTGGGGCGATGATTTTGGAAAGCTTTTTTATTTTTTTATAGGGATTACTTATTCGTTTACTTTCATAGGTATGATATTGTGTGGAAATAAATTTAAAAAGCAAATTAAAGATAAATCAAGGATAGAAAAGAGTATTATATATATTGCCATACTGCTACCACTAGTGTTTAATTTTATTTATATTACCCGAATACTAGGATCGCTGTTTGATATTATAGGGATACAGATATTTGATATTACACCAATTGTATACACCTGGTCTATTTTAATATTTATATATGCTACGTTTAAATATGAGTTTTTTGACCTTACACCGTTAATGAAGCATGAGGTAACCAAAAGGTTGGATACACCTATTGTGATTATGAATCAGGACAGTGTTATAATTTATGCTAATGAGAAAGCAAAAGAAATTTTTTTGGATTTGCAAGTGGTGGTAAAATATTTTACAAAAAACATTGCATCTCAAGGAGAAAAAATATTACAATACGAAAATAAATATTATCGATATGCTATCAGCAATTATCAAAGTATTGGCGGTACCAAATTTATTATATCTTTTCATGATATTACTAGTTTGCATATGATTAGTGCGGAAATGGAAAAGGAGAATTATGAACTTACCAATGCCAATAAAAAACTGAAAGAGCAAATAGAAAATCTTAAACAAACCTCACATATTAGTGCAAGAAACTATGTTGCTAGGGAATTACATGATATTATAGGGCATTCGCTTGTTATAACAATGAAACTTCTCGAGGTGGCAAAAATTTCTCTAGAAAAAAATAGAGATAAAACCATTGAAAGTTTTGAAAAAGCTAAATTTTCTGTTAAAAATGGATTTGATGAAATGAAACAACTTAAAAGTAAGCCGACAATAATTATATGCACATCTGCTATTTTAGAAAGAGAAATAAAAAGCATGTTAAAAACTGTTGAAATTAGTGGGGTTAAGACAAATTTCTATTTTAGAGGCAAACAGGATAATATCGATGAAATAGTGTTTGATATTATTAAAAAGATATCTACAGAGCTTGTTACCAATACATTAAAACATGCCAATGCCACCAGTATATTGTTATCTATTACTTTTGACGGTGAAAAAGTTATGATACAGTTAATGGATAATGGAACAGGATTCAAAAATTTGATGAAAGGGAATGGACTAACAGGGATTGATAGCAGGTTAGCTCTTGTGGGTGGAAAAGCGAGATATAGTAGTGAGTTAGGAGAAGGGTTTACTGCAAATATTACCATACCACTTCCCTAA
- a CDS encoding response regulator transcription factor has protein sequence MINVVLADDQNLFKESIAYILNHDDEINVVGQASDGIQAITLCENLNPDVILMDIEMPGLDGVSATKKIKEKNSNIKIIILTTFENPDNIMESFIARADGYIVKDISYKDLILTVKCVYSGLTVIHESVKQIIIDRFKGLSNYKSQYKDILTEKEVEIIKLIATGSSNKEIAVNLNYSEGTIKNYVSKILYKLNMSDRMQIAIFAMENGIV, from the coding sequence ATGATAAACGTAGTACTTGCGGATGATCAAAATTTATTTAAGGAGTCTATTGCGTACATACTAAATCATGATGATGAAATCAATGTAGTCGGGCAAGCCAGTGATGGAATTCAGGCAATAACATTGTGCGAAAATTTAAATCCGGATGTTATACTTATGGACATAGAAATGCCAGGTTTAGATGGCGTTAGTGCTACCAAAAAGATTAAAGAAAAGAATAGCAATATTAAAATTATTATCCTTACCACGTTTGAGAATCCAGACAATATAATGGAATCTTTCATTGCAAGAGCGGATGGATATATTGTAAAAGATATTAGTTATAAGGACTTAATTTTGACTGTAAAATGTGTTTATAGTGGGCTAACGGTAATACATGAAAGTGTGAAACAGATCATAATTGATAGATTTAAAGGGTTAAGCAACTATAAATCACAATACAAAGATATTTTGACTGAAAAGGAAGTCGAGATTATTAAGCTAATAGCCACAGGTAGCAGCAATAAAGAAATTGCTGTGAATCTAAATTATTCAGAAGGAACTATAAAAAACTATGTAAGCAAAATACTATACAAATTAAATATGTCGGATAGAATGCAAATTGCAATATTTGCAATGGAAAATGGGATTGTATAG
- a CDS encoding type I restriction-modification system subunit M yields the protein MSNNIQSITNKLWAMANELRGTMDASEYKNYILAFMFYRYLSEHQEEYLLNNNVIDVIEGKSINESYNSQVDKSELEDYLQDISASLGYAIAPKDTWQSLIDKINDSQVIPSDYQTIFDNFNKNAELNKEAVKDFRGVFNDINLGDSRLGNSTNERAKSLNNIVKLVDSIEYKGDDGKDILGEIYEYLIGQFAASAGKKGGEFYTPHQVSKILAKVVTKGVEKSDELFSVYDPTMGSGSLLLTVGQELPKGIPMKYFGQELNTTTYNLARMNLMMHGISYNNMVLSNADTLESDWPDGPDAKGIDHPRRFDAVVANPPYSAKWDNDKTKLKDPRFSEYGKLAPASKADYAFILHSIYHLNETGTMAIVLPHGVLFRGAAEGKIRETLIGKNRIDTIIGLPANLFYGTSIPTVILVLKKNRENKDILFIDASNDFEKNKNQNNLRDKDIDKIIKAYKERKDVEKYAHLASIEEIRENYFNLNIPRYVDTFEEEEPIDLEEINKLLEQDNKEIAELEAKIDEQLKILGVKN from the coding sequence ATGAGCAATAATATACAATCAATTACTAATAAATTATGGGCAATGGCAAATGAATTACGTGGAACAATGGATGCATCAGAGTACAAAAATTATATATTGGCATTTATGTTTTATAGATATTTATCAGAACATCAAGAGGAGTATTTGTTAAATAATAATGTTATTGATGTTATAGAGGGGAAGTCTATTAATGAATCCTATAATTCACAAGTAGATAAGTCGGAGTTAGAAGATTATTTACAAGATATTTCAGCAAGCTTAGGATATGCCATTGCTCCAAAGGATACATGGCAGTCATTGATTGATAAAATTAATGATTCACAAGTTATTCCTAGTGATTATCAAACTATTTTTGATAACTTTAATAAAAATGCAGAATTAAATAAAGAAGCAGTAAAAGATTTCCGTGGAGTATTTAATGATATTAATTTAGGAGATTCTCGTCTTGGAAATTCTACAAACGAACGTGCTAAATCACTTAACAACATAGTAAAATTAGTTGATAGTATTGAATACAAAGGTGATGATGGGAAAGACATTTTAGGTGAAATATATGAATACCTAATTGGTCAATTTGCGGCTAGTGCTGGTAAAAAGGGTGGAGAATTCTATACACCACATCAAGTAAGCAAGATTTTAGCCAAAGTAGTAACAAAAGGTGTAGAAAAATCAGATGAACTATTTAGCGTATATGACCCGACAATGGGATCTGGTTCTTTATTACTTACTGTAGGTCAAGAATTACCAAAAGGAATTCCCATGAAGTACTTTGGTCAAGAATTGAATACAACTACATATAACTTGGCACGTATGAATTTAATGATGCATGGTATATCTTATAACAATATGGTATTAAGTAATGCTGATACTTTGGAAAGTGATTGGCCAGATGGTCCAGATGCAAAAGGTATAGATCATCCACGTAGATTTGATGCAGTAGTTGCAAATCCACCATATTCAGCAAAATGGGATAATGATAAAACTAAATTAAAAGACCCACGTTTTAGTGAATATGGAAAGTTAGCACCAGCTTCAAAGGCAGATTACGCTTTTATATTGCATAGTATTTATCACTTAAATGAGACTGGAACAATGGCTATTGTTTTACCTCATGGAGTTTTATTTAGAGGTGCAGCAGAAGGAAAAATAAGAGAAACTTTAATTGGTAAAAATCGTATTGATACAATAATTGGATTGCCAGCAAATTTATTTTATGGAACAAGTATTCCAACAGTAATTTTAGTGTTAAAGAAGAATCGTGAAAATAAAGATATACTATTTATTGATGCAAGTAATGATTTTGAAAAGAATAAAAATCAAAATAATTTAAGAGATAAAGATATTGATAAAATCATAAAAGCATATAAAGAACGCAAAGATGTAGAAAAGTATGCTCATTTGGCATCGATTGAGGAAATTAGAGAAAATTATTTTAATTTAAACATACCACGTTATGTTGATACTTTTGAGGAAGAAGAACCGATTGACTTAGAAGAAATAAATAAGCTGTTGGAACAAGATAATAAGGAAATTGCAGAACTTGAAGCAAAGATTGATGAACAATTGAAAATTTTAGGTGTAAAAAATTAA
- a CDS encoding restriction endonuclease subunit S: MDNNKENVPKIRFPGFTDPWEQRKLSDETNSIDTGKSKFSSKNDGKYEILGSTSVIGYDNNYDYEGDFLLTARVGANAGELYRHSGKVKISDNTVFIQGENLDFTYYMLMNFDIKKLSFGTGQPLVKASELKELKLTLPVSEEEKIQIGKFFHNFDNLITLHQRKLNHLQDKKRGLLQKMFPKNGEKFPELRFPGFADPWEQRKLGDVFEEYSEKNHEELPPLTIIQGKGTIRRDESDRNLQFDKKSLLNYKMVEKDDFIVHLRSFEGGLEKSNFTGIISPAYHTLHGNGADSRFYYAYFRSHNFINVKLKPHVYGIRDGRSIDMVGMKTINIPFTSLNEQKKIGDFIESLDTLITFHQRKLEHLQQQKKGLLQQMFV, from the coding sequence ATGGATAATAATAAAGAGAATGTACCTAAAATAAGGTTCCCAGGATTTACTGACCCTTGGGAACAGCGTAAGTTGAGCGATGAAACCAATTCTATTGATACTGGTAAAAGCAAGTTTTCATCTAAAAATGATGGAAAATATGAAATCTTAGGTTCAACATCTGTTATTGGATATGATAATAACTATGACTATGAGGGAGATTTTTTACTAACCGCCAGAGTTGGAGCAAATGCAGGAGAATTATATAGGCACTCTGGAAAGGTTAAAATAAGCGATAATACCGTATTTATTCAGGGTGAAAACTTGGATTTTACCTATTATATGCTTATGAACTTTGATATCAAAAAATTATCTTTTGGAACCGGACAACCACTAGTTAAAGCTAGTGAACTGAAAGAGCTTAAATTGACGTTACCGGTATCAGAAGAAGAAAAAATTCAAATTGGCAAATTCTTTCATAATTTTGACAACCTTATCACCCTTCATCAGCGTAAGTTAAATCACTTACAAGATAAGAAGAGAGGTTTGTTGCAAAAAATGTTTCCTAAAAATGGTGAAAAATTTCCAGAACTTCGTTTTCCAGGATTTGCTGACCCTTGGGAACAGCGTAAGTTAGGAGATGTTTTTGAGGAATATTCGGAAAAGAACCATGAAGAACTTCCTCCGCTAACAATTATTCAAGGCAAGGGAACAATAAGGAGAGATGAATCAGATAGAAATCTGCAATTTGATAAAAAAAGTTTATTAAATTATAAGATGGTAGAAAAAGATGATTTCATAGTTCATTTAAGATCATTTGAAGGTGGATTAGAAAAATCGAATTTTACTGGAATCATAAGTCCAGCCTATCATACATTACATGGTAATGGTGCAGACTCTCGCTTTTATTATGCATATTTTAGATCTCATAACTTTATAAATGTTAAACTAAAACCACATGTATATGGTATTAGAGATGGGCGAAGTATTGATATGGTAGGAATGAAGACTATAAACATTCCGTTCACTTCCCTAAATGAACAGAAAAAGATTGGTGATTTTATAGAGAGTCTCGACACCCTTATCACCTTTCATCAACGTAAGCTAGAGCATTTACAGCAACAAAAGAAGGGACTTTTGCAACAGATGTTTGTATAA
- a CDS encoding type I restriction endonuclease subunit R — translation MNEEKFETELIQYITSGTITKPEHLEGISDFIVGEKPADYCIKTKLWKYEPKIKTTEKLWDNFKEILERHNQNTLDHPLSTVEFNQVKKIISNIQTPYEAGQFLYGLNGVSQIEIDLDDGRHVFLTVFDQKQIGAGDTVYQVVNQIERPAVITGKQNRRFDTTLLINGLPIIQIEEKRDTHDVNEALNQMHQYSKENQYRDIFSTLQILVAITPNNVKYMANTTSDKFNKDFAFNWQRKSDNTIVRNWKEFADSMLSIPMAHQMATNYMILDGTKNKQMLKVMRPYQVYATQNVIENLKRVDFELSINKVGYIWHTTGSGKTITSFKTAWLASRMPKVDKVVFLVDRIALTKQTNENYRAYDPDANEDMIGSVQNTYNTNDLSRKLKSKDNNIVVTSVQKLDTLVKRKSFKSPDKNIVFIVDEAHRSTGGESFEKIQKAFKKSAWVGYTGTPMFDETTNGLRTEDIFGPLLHAYTIREAIADRNVLGFKVDFETTIDEKQMKLKYLPSFYKERYPKWTEKQIQEKINNLSQEDMDDAVEPSFYDENSEHIKLVVKDIFKNWRNRSNEGKYNALFTTHVGGGKASTPMAMMYFNEFQRVNAENRKNGGRTLKVAVTFSQNSSNNDSMLATNQNLHDAIKAYNKEFSTSFGMDDVAGYTQDVTSRLNKTATDKNFLDIVIVVDQLLTGFDAPELNTLYVDRTLKGAGLIQAYSRTNRIADMQEKPWGRIVNYRWPAQNEKLMNQALAIYANKASAILSEDEKRKSNQEDGIIAKPFEEVFNEVKDVVKKLDSLTNKFQQLPPSEKQKEHMLDLLRDYNVGVAKLKQYAPEEVNGNAVGFDYENPDELVEKLGMTSEEETMLTTVLTNELKQHISKEKKIPFYQIELKMTHVKDVKIDYDYLTELVEQLLNQVHEGKNQEAQTTKEKIDQFANGLEDRNYAMKIMNAAMAIIKGYYPPEGTNLKYPVNLNDSEEIIQAANNVSLDRLFLDFRVKWGITDIITSAQMRELFSCHRYGMQDLDDTGQIRDIIAKASLDYKTLAHDEDIQALSRIKYRNGLREAIYELADDQAES, via the coding sequence ATGAATGAAGAGAAATTTGAAACTGAGTTAATACAGTATATTACAAGTGGAACAATAACTAAACCTGAACACTTAGAAGGAATCAGCGATTTTATTGTTGGAGAAAAACCTGCTGATTACTGTATAAAAACAAAACTGTGGAAGTATGAACCAAAAATTAAAACTACAGAAAAGCTTTGGGATAACTTTAAAGAGATTCTTGAGAGGCACAATCAAAATACACTTGATCATCCTTTAAGTACTGTAGAATTTAATCAAGTCAAAAAAATTATATCCAATATTCAAACACCATATGAAGCTGGACAATTTTTATATGGACTTAATGGTGTATCGCAAATCGAAATTGATTTAGATGATGGTCGTCACGTGTTCTTAACAGTTTTTGATCAAAAACAAATTGGTGCTGGAGATACAGTGTATCAAGTAGTTAATCAGATTGAACGTCCTGCAGTTATCACTGGAAAACAAAATCGTCGTTTTGATACGACACTTCTTATCAATGGTCTACCTATAATACAAATTGAAGAAAAACGTGATACACATGATGTCAATGAAGCACTAAATCAAATGCATCAATATTCCAAAGAAAATCAATATCGAGATATTTTTTCTACTCTACAAATATTGGTGGCAATTACACCAAATAACGTTAAATATATGGCTAATACCACATCAGATAAGTTTAATAAGGACTTTGCTTTTAACTGGCAACGTAAAAGTGATAATACGATTGTACGTAATTGGAAAGAGTTTGCTGATTCAATGTTAAGTATTCCAATGGCACATCAAATGGCTACTAATTATATGATTTTGGATGGTACAAAAAACAAACAAATGCTAAAGGTAATGCGTCCATATCAAGTATATGCTACCCAGAATGTAATTGAAAATTTAAAACGAGTTGATTTTGAGCTTAGTATAAATAAAGTAGGGTATATCTGGCATACTACTGGTTCAGGTAAGACAATCACTAGTTTTAAAACAGCTTGGCTTGCAAGTCGTATGCCAAAAGTTGATAAAGTTGTATTCTTAGTAGATAGAATTGCTTTAACAAAACAAACAAATGAAAATTATAGGGCCTATGATCCAGATGCTAATGAAGATATGATAGGTAGTGTTCAGAATACATATAATACTAATGATTTAAGTCGTAAATTAAAGAGCAAAGATAATAATATTGTTGTTACTTCTGTTCAAAAGCTTGATACTTTAGTAAAACGTAAATCTTTTAAATCACCTGATAAAAATATTGTATTTATAGTGGATGAGGCACATCGTTCAACTGGTGGTGAAAGTTTTGAAAAAATACAAAAAGCTTTCAAGAAGTCTGCTTGGGTTGGCTATACGGGAACACCAATGTTTGATGAAACTACTAATGGCTTACGCACTGAAGATATTTTTGGGCCATTGTTACACGCCTATACCATTCGTGAAGCAATAGCAGATAGAAATGTTTTGGGATTTAAAGTAGATTTTGAAACAACGATTGATGAAAAACAAATGAAATTAAAATATCTACCAAGTTTTTATAAAGAACGCTATCCAAAGTGGACAGAAAAACAAATTCAAGAGAAGATTAATAATCTAAGTCAAGAGGATATGGATGATGCGGTTGAACCAAGTTTTTATGATGAAAATTCGGAACACATCAAGTTAGTAGTTAAAGATATTTTCAAGAATTGGCGAAATCGTTCAAACGAAGGAAAATATAATGCACTTTTTACCACTCATGTTGGTGGTGGGAAAGCTAGTACTCCAATGGCAATGATGTATTTTAATGAATTTCAACGAGTAAATGCTGAAAATAGGAAAAACGGTGGACGAACATTAAAAGTAGCAGTTACATTTAGCCAAAATTCATCCAATAATGATAGCATGCTTGCCACTAATCAAAATTTACATGATGCCATTAAAGCCTATAACAAAGAGTTTAGTACAAGCTTTGGTATGGATGATGTAGCAGGATATACACAAGATGTTACTAGTCGTCTGAATAAAACAGCTACAGATAAAAACTTTCTAGATATTGTGATTGTGGTAGATCAACTTTTGACTGGATTTGATGCACCAGAACTTAATACCCTTTATGTTGATAGAACACTTAAAGGAGCTGGACTTATTCAAGCTTATTCAAGAACAAATCGTATTGCTGATATGCAAGAAAAACCTTGGGGGCGTATTGTAAACTATCGTTGGCCTGCTCAAAATGAGAAGTTGATGAATCAAGCTCTTGCAATTTATGCTAATAAAGCTTCTGCAATTTTATCAGAAGATGAGAAGCGTAAATCTAACCAAGAGGATGGAATTATTGCTAAACCTTTTGAAGAGGTATTTAATGAAGTTAAAGATGTTGTTAAGAAATTAGACAGTTTAACTAATAAATTTCAACAGTTACCACCTTCTGAGAAGCAAAAAGAACATATGCTTGATTTATTGCGTGATTATAATGTTGGTGTGGCTAAATTAAAACAATATGCACCTGAAGAAGTTAATGGAAATGCAGTAGGCTTTGATTACGAAAATCCTGATGAGTTAGTTGAAAAATTAGGCATGACAAGTGAAGAGGAAACTATGCTTACTACAGTTTTAACCAATGAGCTTAAACAACATATATCAAAAGAAAAGAAAATTCCTTTTTATCAAATTGAGTTAAAAATGACTCATGTTAAGGATGTGAAAATAGATTATGATTATTTAACTGAATTGGTAGAACAATTATTAAATCAAGTACATGAGGGTAAGAACCAAGAAGCACAAACTACAAAAGAAAAAATTGATCAATTTGCCAATGGTTTAGAAGATAGAAATTATGCTATGAAAATTATGAATGCAGCAATGGCTATTATCAAAGGGTATTATCCGCCGGAGGGTACTAATCTTAAATATCCAGTAAATCTTAACGATAGTGAAGAAATTATTCAAGCGGCTAACAATGTAAGTCTTGATAGACTATTCTTAGATTTTAGAGTAAAGTGGGGAATCACAGATATTATCACAAGTGCTCAGATGCGCGAATTATTTAGTTGTCATCGTTATGGTATGCAAGATTTAGATGATACTGGCCAAATTCGAGATATAATTGCAAAAGCAAGCTTGGATTACAAGACATTAGCACATGACGAAGATATACAGGCTTTATCTAGAATCAAGTACCGCAACGGTTTGCGTGAGGCTATTTATGAATTGGCTGATGATCAGGCTGAAAGTTAA
- a CDS encoding restriction endonuclease subunit S translates to MKKLSELVELVSGSPQFRITEVFDEKTPLFTYYSQTDLTDDLVGIISKTVDNKQVRTNDKLNTLCDGDVVFSLITGVSTIVRKEHEGYIYTQNYVKLLPNNKIDSKFLVYLINENKTIKKQFMLGLQGSQVLKYTLKQLKELEIPKIPCIDKQIIIGQVYFNQLKLQSLRNRAAELETKIRLSKLEEVCER, encoded by the coding sequence ATGAAAAAGTTAAGTGAATTAGTTGAGTTAGTAAGTGGATCGCCTCAGTTTAGAATTACTGAAGTGTTTGATGAAAAAACACCGCTTTTTACTTATTATAGTCAGACAGATTTAACAGATGATTTGGTAGGAATTATTTCAAAAACTGTGGACAACAAACAAGTCAGGACCAATGATAAATTAAATACCTTGTGCGATGGTGATGTAGTATTTAGTTTAATCACGGGAGTTTCAACAATAGTAAGAAAAGAGCATGAGGGATATATTTATACGCAAAACTACGTTAAGTTATTACCTAACAATAAAATTGATTCAAAGTTTTTGGTTTATCTTATTAATGAAAATAAAACAATCAAGAAACAGTTTATGCTGGGACTGCAAGGCTCTCAAGTTTTAAAATATACTCTAAAGCAACTTAAAGAGCTTGAAATACCCAAAATACCTTGCATAGATAAGCAAATAATTATAGGACAAGTTTATTTTAATCAGTTAAAGCTACAATCCCTTAGAAATAGAGCAGCAGAACTTGAAACAAAAATCAGATTATCCAAGTTAGAGGAGGTATGCGAAAGATGA
- a CDS encoding YdcF family protein, which yields MEALKDLISIITLNGGADMGIVWVAIIIGSLVLSFKKPFHFLFSNKYFKLLFLGVCLIFVIIEGVIVFQGIGFNTVNNCDYLIVFGARVRGETPSLTLKYCLDVAYDYLSKNPDTQAILSGGQGEGENISEAEAMKRYLVKKGISVDRLMLENQSRDTVENLKYSFRMIDISEKDLQWIITICF from the coding sequence ATGGAGGCCTTAAAAGATCTCATCAGCATAATAACATTAAATGGAGGCGCTGACATGGGGATAGTGTGGGTTGCTATCATTATTGGAAGTCTTGTATTATCCTTTAAAAAGCCATTTCATTTTTTGTTTTCCAATAAATATTTTAAGCTATTATTTTTGGGGGTATGCTTAATATTTGTAATCATTGAGGGTGTTATTGTGTTTCAAGGTATAGGATTTAATACAGTTAATAACTGCGATTACCTTATTGTTTTTGGCGCAAGAGTACGGGGAGAAACACCTTCATTAACACTTAAATATTGTTTAGATGTAGCTTATGATTATTTATCTAAAAATCCAGATACTCAAGCTATTTTATCAGGAGGACAAGGAGAAGGTGAAAATATCTCAGAAGCCGAGGCAATGAAGCGCTACCTTGTTAAAAAAGGCATCTCGGTTGACCGGCTTATGTTAGAAAATCAATCAAGAGACACTGTAGAAAATCTCAAATATTCTTTTAGAATGATAGACATATCAGAAAAAGATTTGCAATGGATTATAACTATATGTTTCTAA